In Bacillus thuringiensis, the DNA window CTGTTTCATGAGAGCACCACCTTTAATCTGTTTTCACTCCCTTCGACAGTTCACTTCCATTTCCCTTCCAAAAAACCTCTTATTCTCTTACATTTCAACAGGAATCTCAGAACAAACATCGTATATGTACTATGAAATATATTTATTGACGGAGGAATTTTATGAGTACTATTATGACGCTCAATACAGCACAAGAAATAGAAAACGCAGAAATACATATGCTTTCTTCTAGAGTAGCGCTACTGCAAGCGATAAGTGAAAACCCAATGCAAGTACAAATGAAAAAGTTCGGGAGCGCCACTGCCTTTTCATCAAAAATAATTGCTGGTCCTGCCTTTAATACGGTAAAAGGTATTACAAATACAGATGAGATAGATAAAATTATCTCTTATTATGGATCATTACAAATTCCTTGCCGTTTTGAAATTACACCAGCGCAAGGTACAGCTGAACTATTTCAATACTTATCTCAAAAAGGGTTTTACCAATCTAGCTTCCATACCGCTTTATATAGTATACCGAGAGAAGATCCGTCCCTTCTTCCTTCTAACATTTCAATACGCCAACTACAAGAAAATGAGTTTGATATGTTTGCAGACATATATGTACGCGGATTTAATATGCCCGCCTTTACAAAAGATGGTGTGCGCCAAAATAACGAAATTCTTTACGATAAACCAGGATGGCATTTTTTCATAGCAGAAGTTCAAAATACTCCTGCGAGCATTGGTGTCCTGTATATAAATAATGGGATTGCCTCATTAGCTGCTTCTGCTACTTTGCCAGAATTTCAGCGTAAAGGCTGTCATACTGCATTAATTCAACAACGAATTGAAAAAGCTATAGCCACGAACTGTCATTTAATAGTTGGACAAGCAAGGTTCGGGAGCGGCAGTCAAAATAATATGGAACGTGCCCATATGAAAATTGCTTATACAAAATCAATATGGACTGCAAAAGACATGTAATTTACATTCTTTCTCTTCTCATTACGAAATTATACATTTTATGACGATTCCTTTTCTATCCTATTAATCATTTGAATATTCAAACTAGATTTGTTAAGCTATTACTAGATACATCATTCAACTTGCAATATGAAAAGAGAATTCTAATCAAACTACAAGGAGGAGACATGTATGAATAAGCATGATCATGGTTTAAAAGAAAAAGTAGAAGGTGCCATTGATAAAGTAAAAGGTGAAGTAAAAGAAGTTGTCGGGAAAGTAACTGACAATAAAAAATTACAAGCTGAAGGAAAATGGGATAAAGTGAAAGGCACTGCTAAAGATACTGTCGGTAATGTAAAAGAAAAAGTTCATGAATATAAAGAGCATAAAGAGAATAAATAAAAGAACCAAAATGTATGGTTGTACAAGTAGTAAGTTACTAGAAGTTTGTATTTTATATTTACCCATAAAATCATTTTAAAACGACAAATAGATGCCTTCAGGCATCTATTTGTCTATAAACAACTATTTTGACTATCTAATCACTCTAGCTTTTCCTTACTAACAT includes these proteins:
- a CDS encoding GNAT family N-acetyltransferase is translated as MSTIMTLNTAQEIENAEIHMLSSRVALLQAISENPMQVQMKKFGSATAFSSKIIAGPAFNTVKGITNTDEIDKIISYYGSLQIPCRFEITPAQGTAELFQYLSQKGFYQSSFHTALYSIPREDPSLLPSNISIRQLQENEFDMFADIYVRGFNMPAFTKDGVRQNNEILYDKPGWHFFIAEVQNTPASIGVLYINNGIASLAASATLPEFQRKGCHTALIQQRIEKAIATNCHLIVGQARFGSGSQNNMERAHMKIAYTKSIWTAKDM
- a CDS encoding CsbD family protein, which produces MNKHDHGLKEKVEGAIDKVKGEVKEVVGKVTDNKKLQAEGKWDKVKGTAKDTVGNVKEKVHEYKEHKENK